The segment ACCGGGTGCCCGGCGGGGGCGGCGGCAAGTCCAGCGTCACCCGTGGCGTGAAGGCCGAGGTCGGCGAGGTGCAGACCGCGCTCGACCTGGAGATCGTCGTCGACTACGGCGTCTCCATCGCCGACGTCACCGGCGACGTCCGCGAGAACGTCATCGCGGCCGTCGAGCGGATGACCGGACTGGAGGTCGTCGAGGTCAACATCGCGGTCAGCGACGTGAAACTGCCCGACGAAGAGGACGAGGAGCCGGAGTCACGGCTCCAGTAGCCGCTGACAGCTGCACA is part of the Streptomyces sp. NBC_00250 genome and harbors:
- a CDS encoding Asp23/Gls24 family envelope stress response protein; this encodes MADTTHTGDSSTDEPRRTSVTKRGGGDPASRGRTTIADGVVEKIAGLAARDVVGVHAMGSGISRTFGAVRDRVPGGGGGKSSVTRGVKAEVGEVQTALDLEIVVDYGVSIADVTGDVRENVIAAVERMTGLEVVEVNIAVSDVKLPDEEDEEPESRLQ